A portion of the Salinigranum marinum genome contains these proteins:
- a CDS encoding adenosylcobalamin-dependent ribonucleoside-diphosphate reductase: MGSLDSVAETVLHRRYLQQDEEGTVIETPDEMFHRVASNLARAEAQFGGDVETTEERFYEAISNLDFLPNSPTLMNAGTELQQLAACFVLPVEDSIESIFTAVKQTALIHQSGGGTGFSFSRLRPEGDIVKKTGGVASGPVSFMKIFDAATEQIKQGGRRRGANMGVLDVIHPDIEKFIAVKSDDDNDDVLRNFNLSVATTAEFWEAYASDDSYEIINPRTGAVVRRADPDAILDQISEAAWEAGDPGMLFLDTINEHNPTPQLGRIEATNPCGEVPELPYEACILGSINLGHHTDGEEVDWEKLRETVHLAVRFLDNAIEMSEFPVPEIEEMVTKTRRLGLGVMGFQDMLVDLRIPYFSEDTVEFADELMTFIHEESWAASRQLADEREPFPAWEDSIREGPMRNATTTTIAPTGSISLIADCSASIEPIYNVAYTKQVMGGLEIINDRFVDIATDRGFYSDELIEDLHGRTTIQDVEEIPDDVKLLFQTAHDVPADHHLRVQAAFQEHVDNAVSKTVNLPQSASVDDVKEIFLSAHDLDLKGITVFRSGAKSEQVLGESPLKEECVGECDYVAPRQE; the protein is encoded by the coding sequence ATGGGATCACTCGATAGTGTCGCTGAAACCGTCCTCCACCGGCGGTATCTGCAACAGGACGAGGAGGGAACCGTGATCGAAACGCCGGACGAGATGTTTCATCGTGTCGCGTCAAATCTCGCGAGGGCCGAGGCGCAGTTCGGTGGTGATGTCGAAACGACTGAAGAGCGGTTTTACGAGGCGATCAGCAATCTCGATTTTCTCCCGAATTCGCCGACGCTAATGAACGCTGGAACCGAGCTCCAGCAACTCGCCGCCTGCTTCGTCCTGCCGGTCGAGGACTCGATTGAGTCGATTTTCACAGCCGTCAAGCAAACGGCGCTCATCCACCAGAGCGGCGGTGGCACCGGGTTTTCGTTTTCGCGTCTCCGTCCCGAGGGCGACATCGTGAAGAAAACCGGCGGTGTCGCGTCGGGCCCGGTGAGCTTCATGAAAATCTTCGATGCGGCGACCGAGCAGATCAAGCAAGGAGGACGCCGCCGCGGCGCCAATATGGGCGTGCTCGACGTTATTCATCCCGATATCGAGAAGTTCATCGCTGTCAAGTCGGACGATGACAACGATGACGTACTGCGGAATTTCAACCTCTCAGTGGCGACGACCGCCGAGTTCTGGGAGGCCTACGCGTCCGATGACTCCTACGAGATCATAAATCCAAGAACGGGCGCGGTTGTTCGACGAGCGGACCCTGACGCTATTCTCGATCAAATTTCCGAGGCAGCGTGGGAGGCCGGTGATCCGGGGATGTTGTTCCTCGATACGATCAACGAACACAATCCGACACCCCAGCTCGGGCGGATCGAAGCGACGAACCCCTGTGGCGAAGTGCCCGAACTCCCCTACGAGGCGTGTATCCTCGGATCGATTAACCTCGGCCACCACACGGACGGCGAGGAAGTCGACTGGGAGAAGCTCCGCGAGACTGTCCACCTCGCCGTGCGCTTTCTCGACAACGCCATCGAGATGTCGGAGTTTCCTGTTCCCGAGATCGAGGAAATGGTGACCAAAACGCGCAGACTGGGCCTCGGCGTGATGGGGTTTCAGGACATGCTCGTCGACCTCCGAATCCCCTACTTCTCCGAGGACACCGTCGAGTTCGCGGACGAGTTGATGACGTTCATCCACGAGGAATCGTGGGCGGCGTCTCGGCAACTGGCGGACGAACGCGAGCCGTTCCCGGCGTGGGAAGACTCGATCCGGGAGGGGCCGATGCGGAACGCAACCACCACGACGATCGCCCCCACGGGGTCGATTTCACTCATCGCGGACTGTTCGGCCAGTATCGAACCCATCTACAACGTGGCCTACACGAAACAAGTGATGGGCGGGCTGGAAATCATCAACGACCGCTTCGTCGACATTGCGACGGATCGAGGCTTCTACTCTGACGAACTCATCGAGGACCTCCACGGTCGAACTACGATCCAAGACGTCGAGGAGATTCCTGACGACGTGAAGCTGCTATTCCAGACAGCCCACGATGTCCCTGCCGACCACCACCTCCGGGTGCAAGCGGCGTTCCAAGAACACGTCGATAACGCGGTGAGCAAGACCGTGAACCTGCCCCAATCCGCATCCGTCGACGACGTCAAAGAGATTTTTCTGTCCGCCCATGATCTCGACCTCAAAGGCATCACTGTCTTCCGAAGTGGGGCGAAATCCGAACAGGTGCTCGGTGAAAGCCCGCTCAAAGAAGAGTGCGTGGGCGAATGTGACTACGTTGCACCTCGCCAGGAGTAG
- a CDS encoding DUF6603 domain-containing protein has translation MSPETTALEEFLAPLKQAIESEHARHRLFGTIGWDVEALPQATVVEALEAVVTAAEDLAGFIEDPPDSLGEFLDALEAASTLVDAMAGLEEALDDTAGVPVEIYAAFGEDLFTLLVVGFLRTHHPVALQVATFLTLLRPATPATRPTLTLDDGTVVRYASPALDFDFGHVVDLLTDPVDTLKAEYGLTGSLDEPDLRERLTEEILPMLTALFYATGMPVEYGPGSTTEDLELPFADRGTDLGWVRVRFEAGEAEFSVRVHVLFDDADGVTLVVVPNGSTDVPMQVGRWAFTIAADSDGGALAIDTGGGSDAVTFDGADGHLNVSLTAVRLPDDSGAAFRVGGREGTRLEVGRLEVDGTADISSTQEYGVMARARESTFALEPGDGDSFLRKVFPEGMATDFDLGLGWSTSRGVHLEGSGALELELPLHVSLGEFLSMDGLSVGVLPGGTGETDPGTDGRRVPVYIGTTASAQLGPIAATIEGVGLEVSLSFPEDGDGNLGPIHADIGFKPPNGVGLAVDASAVVGGGYLYFDHEQQRYAGVLTLTVGSLTLNAVGLLTTQLPDGSDGFSLLIIITGEFPPLQLGFGFTLNAVGGLLGINRGARVDPLRAGVKDNSIKSVLFPDDPIRNAPTLISDLRRFFPPTPDQHVFGPMAELGWGTPTIVRAQLGLLLELPSPVRLLILGRIQAALPTPEAPLLLLQMNALGVINFDEGTASVDASLYDSRVVAYTLTGDMAMRTNWGDDPGFGLAVGGFHPKFQPPPEFPPLARVAVALASGDNPRLRMEGYFALTSNTVQVGAAVDAYAKAAGFSVSGHLGFDALFQFDPFRFLIDFAAHVRVRGMGLSLGLGLEGSLEGPSPWRVKGKAYIDLFLFSATVKVNATIGSAASSPGIPPAEVFTEFRAALSEPGNWSAQLPRGGDSLVTLREVAAEETQLLAHPLGDIEVVQRVVPLDVAIERYGNAEPADYDTFRVGDITVAGQTIDDERHELDAQFAPAQFFDMTNAEKLSAPSFERFAAGYRVSTGALAFGGKPTATNESLGDQIVEATLEYESVYVDEEENDVPFYTFISPRVVTALSEVSAVATSDARTTGSVKFTGGTSDAVSVEDTGYTVVTTDSFEHVSATGVDASGTTYTQAKQARDAYLAEIPDADVQVVTAHELAGADGGGS, from the coding sequence GTGAGTCCCGAGACAACGGCCCTCGAGGAGTTCCTCGCGCCGCTCAAACAGGCCATCGAGAGCGAACACGCACGCCATCGACTGTTCGGGACTATCGGCTGGGATGTCGAGGCGCTCCCGCAAGCGACAGTCGTGGAGGCGCTCGAGGCGGTCGTGACGGCCGCCGAGGACCTCGCCGGGTTCATCGAGGACCCACCGGATTCGCTCGGGGAGTTCCTCGACGCGCTTGAGGCGGCGTCGACGCTCGTCGACGCGATGGCCGGTCTGGAGGAGGCGCTCGACGACACTGCGGGCGTCCCCGTGGAGATATACGCGGCTTTCGGCGAAGACCTCTTCACCCTCCTCGTCGTCGGCTTCCTCCGGACACACCACCCTGTGGCGCTCCAGGTGGCCACGTTCCTGACGCTTCTCCGGCCCGCGACGCCGGCGACCCGCCCGACGCTCACGCTCGACGATGGGACCGTCGTCCGGTACGCCTCACCCGCTCTCGATTTCGACTTCGGCCACGTCGTCGACCTCCTCACCGACCCCGTAGACACGCTCAAAGCCGAGTACGGACTCACCGGGTCACTGGACGAACCCGACCTGCGAGAGCGACTCACCGAGGAGATACTTCCGATGCTCACCGCACTGTTCTACGCGACGGGGATGCCGGTCGAGTACGGCCCCGGATCGACTACCGAGGACCTCGAGCTCCCGTTCGCCGACCGTGGGACGGACCTGGGCTGGGTTCGTGTCCGGTTCGAGGCCGGTGAGGCCGAGTTCTCTGTTCGCGTCCACGTCCTCTTCGACGACGCCGACGGAGTCACGCTCGTGGTCGTTCCGAACGGGAGTACCGACGTCCCGATGCAGGTCGGACGGTGGGCGTTCACCATCGCGGCCGATTCGGACGGCGGAGCGCTCGCCATCGATACGGGAGGCGGCTCCGACGCCGTCACGTTCGACGGTGCCGACGGTCATCTGAACGTCTCGCTCACCGCCGTCAGACTCCCTGACGACTCCGGTGCCGCGTTCCGTGTCGGTGGTCGTGAGGGGACGCGACTGGAGGTTGGCCGTCTCGAAGTCGACGGCACCGCCGACATCAGCTCGACACAGGAGTACGGTGTCATGGCCCGTGCACGGGAGTCGACGTTCGCGCTCGAACCCGGTGACGGCGACAGTTTCCTGCGCAAGGTGTTCCCGGAGGGAATGGCGACTGACTTCGACCTCGGCCTCGGCTGGTCGACGAGTCGCGGTGTCCATCTGGAGGGGAGCGGCGCCTTAGAGTTAGAGCTCCCACTACACGTCTCGCTTGGGGAGTTCCTGTCGATGGACGGGCTGTCCGTCGGTGTGCTGCCCGGCGGGACCGGCGAGACCGACCCAGGCACTGACGGTCGGCGGGTGCCTGTCTACATTGGGACGACGGCGAGCGCCCAACTGGGTCCCATCGCGGCGACAATCGAAGGGGTCGGGCTCGAGGTATCGCTCTCGTTCCCCGAGGACGGGGACGGAAACCTCGGGCCTATCCACGCGGACATCGGATTCAAACCACCCAACGGGGTCGGCCTCGCGGTCGATGCGAGTGCCGTCGTCGGCGGAGGGTATCTCTACTTCGACCACGAACAGCAACGGTACGCTGGCGTTCTGACGCTCACCGTCGGGAGTCTCACCCTCAATGCCGTCGGGCTCTTGACGACGCAGCTCCCGGACGGCTCGGATGGGTTCTCCCTGCTGATCATCATCACCGGTGAGTTCCCACCACTGCAGCTCGGATTCGGGTTCACGCTGAACGCAGTTGGCGGACTCTTAGGGATCAATCGCGGAGCGCGTGTCGACCCACTCCGTGCTGGTGTGAAGGACAACAGCATCAAGTCGGTGCTGTTCCCTGACGACCCGATTCGGAACGCCCCGACGCTCATCAGCGACCTCCGTCGGTTCTTCCCACCCACACCGGACCAGCACGTCTTCGGCCCGATGGCCGAGCTTGGGTGGGGGACGCCGACCATCGTTCGCGCCCAGCTCGGGCTGTTGCTCGAACTTCCGTCGCCGGTCAGGTTACTGATACTCGGTCGGATACAGGCGGCGCTCCCAACACCGGAGGCGCCGCTTCTGTTGCTCCAGATGAACGCCCTCGGCGTGATTAACTTCGATGAGGGGACGGCGTCTGTCGACGCCAGCCTGTACGACTCTCGGGTCGTCGCCTACACCCTCACCGGCGACATGGCGATGCGGACCAACTGGGGTGACGACCCCGGGTTCGGGCTGGCTGTCGGCGGGTTCCACCCGAAGTTCCAGCCGCCACCGGAGTTTCCCCCGCTCGCACGGGTGGCTGTCGCGTTGGCGAGCGGCGACAACCCACGACTCCGGATGGAAGGCTACTTCGCACTGACGAGCAACACCGTCCAGGTCGGTGCGGCAGTCGACGCCTACGCCAAGGCCGCCGGGTTCTCGGTCAGCGGCCATCTCGGCTTCGACGCCCTCTTCCAGTTCGACCCGTTCAGATTCCTAATCGATTTCGCTGCCCACGTCAGGGTTCGGGGGATGGGGCTCTCGCTCGGGCTCGGCCTTGAAGGCTCGCTCGAAGGCCCGTCCCCATGGCGAGTCAAGGGGAAGGCGTACATCGACCTCTTCCTCTTCAGCGCGACCGTCAAAGTGAACGCGACCATCGGCAGCGCGGCGTCGTCGCCCGGTATCCCCCCGGCGGAGGTGTTCACCGAGTTCCGTGCCGCACTCAGCGAGCCGGGCAACTGGAGTGCACAGCTCCCCCGCGGCGGTGACTCACTCGTCACGCTCCGCGAGGTTGCGGCCGAGGAGACGCAGCTGTTGGCCCATCCGCTTGGCGACATCGAGGTGGTCCAGCGGGTGGTGCCGCTCGACGTCGCTATCGAGCGATACGGAAACGCCGAGCCCGCCGACTACGATACGTTCCGTGTCGGCGATATCACCGTTGCCGGCCAGACAATCGACGACGAGCGTCACGAACTCGACGCTCAGTTCGCCCCCGCACAGTTCTTCGACATGACCAACGCCGAGAAGCTCTCTGCGCCATCGTTCGAGCGGTTCGCGGCCGGTTATCGGGTGAGCACCGGCGCGCTGGCGTTCGGTGGGAAACCGACCGCGACGAACGAGTCGCTCGGTGACCAAATCGTCGAAGCGACCCTCGAGTACGAGAGCGTCTACGTCGACGAAGAGGAGAACGACGTCCCGTTCTACACGTTCATCTCACCTCGCGTCGTGACCGCACTCAGCGAGGTGAGTGCCGTCGCCACGAGCGACGCTCGGACGACAGGGTCGGTGAAGTTCACCGGGGGGACGAGCGATGCGGTCTCCGTTGAGGACACTGGCTACACCGTCGTCACAACCGACTCGTTCGAACACGTCTCCGCGACCGGTGTCGACGCCTCGGGAACCACCTACACACAGGCGAAACAGGCGCGCGACGCGTATCTCGCCGAGATCCCTGACGCCGACGTCCAGGTCGTCACAGCACACGAACTGGCCGGGGCCGACGGAGGTGGCTCGTGA